The genomic interval CTGAACCACATCTACCCTCTCCTGGCatttctgtctcctcttctctgtTCCATTTTTAACCTTGGCATCTTTATCTTCCAAGATGCTGGATACCTGATTATTTTGTTTACGGTCTGTCTGTCCTCCCACTGGACTCCTTGAGCTCGGgagtttttgtgttttgcttaCTGCAGGatccctagcacctagaacaTGGCTTGGCACCCAATAGGAGCTCAATGAGTACATGTCATGTGGGTGAATACAAAGTTCCATTCGTGcacatgtgcatttttttttttttttgtggtatgcgggcctccccctgccgcggcctctcccgttgcggagcacaggctccggacgcgcaggcccagcggccacggcccacgggcccagccgctccgcggcacgcgggaccctcccagaccggggcgcgaacccggctcccctgcatcggcaggcggacgcgcaaccaccgcgccatcagggaagccccacatgtgcattttttaagagagaaaggcTCCAAAGCACTCATCAAAGTCTCAGGAGGGTTGTCTACCACCAAAGGGTACCCCAGCTCCCCCATTTGGGACCATGTTGGCCAATTAGATTTACTTTCTAAAGGGGCAGACAATACCACTTAGCCAGTTGGGCCTATAGTTTTTCTCCTGAGAGTTAATAAGTGAAGCCTTGGTTTATCCATTAGTTTTCTGTGAAGTGGGCTAGAATGAGTCAGTCTCCCTGCCAGTTCATCTCACCATAGCAAGAGGTGGCCCAGACTCCCTCTGTAATGCCTCTGTTCATAAGCAGTGGCCCCTAGAGCCTGCCTCTTTCCACCACCAAGAAGCAAGATCTGCCTTGTATTATTTCTGCTGTTTCATGCCTTGTGAATTCCCAGCTAATGTGGAAACATCCCAAGGGCAAAAgaccatgttttcttttctagGGCCAGATATTCAGAAGATGAACATTCAACTCAAGCAGCCCGGGGTTAAagtcccatctctgccacttGTTGGCTGTGTGACCaaagacaaattacttaacctctctgtttccttctctaaaaaaatggattttttttaatagtacttttttttaatgattctttttttctttaattaattaatttatttatttatggctgcattgggtgttcgttgctgcgcgtgggctttctctagttgtggcgagcgggggctactcttcgttgagatgcgccggcttctcattgtggtggcttctcttgttgcagagcacagactctaggcacgcgggcttcagtagttgtggcatgtgggcttagtaattgtggctcaagggctctagagcacaggctcagtagctgtggcacacgggcttagttgctccacggcatgtgggatcttcccggaccagggcttgaacccgtgtcccctgcattggcaggcggattcttaaccactgtgccaccagagaagttcctaaaaaaatggattttttaagaATAAGAACTTCCTCATTATGCTGTTGGAGGGATTTGATGAGATAGTGCATATAAGTGTTTAGTATGGGATGATGATGAGCAGGAGCTTGGTGAAGTGAGGGGTTTTAATCCAATCATGTCACAAATATTAAGTGCCTGCTATGTGACAGGTGTAATGCTAGGGACTGGGGAGAAGAAATGGGGCAGGTGCTGTCTTGTGTGAATTAGCTTCTTTGATGGTACAGACAGAGTGGCATCAAATGGCCTGTTTCTGACTCGCTCAGTGGGTCTGTGGGTGGCCTGTGCCTGACAGTTTCACCATCTCTAACCACATAGGGCTTACattccagaggcagaggagaatgGACACGGGGTTGCATGGCTTTatgaactgtgagaaaacacagGGTACTTTGGAGGAATATTAGAAtaatggggagggggcagatttAAATCTCAGGGGTTAGAGTTATTTCTTTGTGAGTTACTTTGTGAATAACCTGGCTGCAGAGACCTGAGGAGCAGTATCTGGGACCCtacctttctcctttcctgcacCCTCAGGGAATTTGAGCTTGTTCTCCAGAGGGGCAGTTTAGGAGGGTGCCCTAGGCTGAAGCTCTGAGGCCCTGCCCTCTGGGCACTGCCACACACACCCTCTAGTGGTCACAACACAGGCAGGCGCTAGGCTGGATGGGCCCTGGAATCCAAGGACAGTGGGACTGACTGTCaccatccttctcttcctgatACTATCTCCATTGAGACTTGGTCTTCCTGGAATGAGGGATGACTCTGGGACCTCATGTCACTTAACTTTGGTAACCAACTGTAGCATgattcctattcccattttacagatgagaacccCGAGGCTTATAGAGGCGAGGGAGGTTAAGTAGGGTCAGTACTGAACTCAGGCCTACTAGACTCTGGTTTCCATGCTCTTCAGGTGTCATCCAGCTGGCACCTAATGGCACCCCACCCTCAATGCCACATCTCTGGGTGAGCAGAAGGCAAACTTTGTGCAAATTACTGCCCCAGGAAGAAGGCAGCCCTCCCCAGGAAGGTTCCTACTTCAGTCTCTCCTCGGCCTGAGGCCCCaagcacaggcctgacatccCTCAGGATGCTCCACCCGGAACCCTGCAGAAAAGGATGCCCTGGTACCTTAGGGAGGTATGGGGGAATGGAGGGGGAAGGAGTCACAGTTCACAGATTTGCATCCAGGGGTGCTGAGCATTTGTGGAAGCCCTGAGGGGTAATCCATCCACCTGCTATCCTTTTCCTTTTActtcccctcacacacacatacctctAGCCCCAGCCAAAttggctgggttcaaatccaaccTCTGCCACTAACTACAAgcttgtgcaagttacttaaggtctttgtgcctcagtgtcctttAATGTAAATTAGTGGTGAATAACTATGCCTACCCCCAAAGTGTTGTTATATGGAGTCTGGGGCCTCACCCCACAACACTTTGATTCAGCAGGTCCAATGGACCACATTTTGGAAAGCACTGTCCTGAAGGGCGTGCTCCGGCATCACAGACCCACACCACTGTCTAGCTGTTGGGGTGAGAGCACATACTGGTTTATGCCTCTCTGGTTTTAGTATCTTAGCAGTTTCAAGACTATCTTCATTTCAATGGCAAATTAAATGAGTAAGTtcctgttcctcagtttcctcatctgtgaaatggaggtaaTAGTACTatcaggattgttgtgagaatgacTAAAATCTTTGTAATGCTTGCTTGGAACATGGCCTTGCCCATAGTAAGCACAAGCTATTATTGTAATCCACAGCCAAACCAGCAGAtaccctgatgaaagaaaacacttTACATCACATTAAGTTTCTCCTTGCATTTTAAGACGCATTCATTTCCCCAGGGGTCAGAAGTGACTGAAAAGGGGCCACAAGATCCGTTGTCCTCTAGGTGTTGCTTACACAGGTGTTTTGTTCACTTGTGAAAATTCACCCTGTTTGCTTACGATTTGTGCACTTAAAAGGCACTGTCTCCTAGGATCCTCATGGTTCTGTGAAGAACGCAGGGCAGGCATCATCATCTCCGTTGTTCAAACGGAAGCCAAGACAGCTATTTTGATTGGGCCAAAGAAGGGGATGAGGGTTGCGAAGCTTCTAAGTCCGGCCCTCCATTCGCGAGAGTAACCGCCTCTCCCAGAGGGCGCGGAGCGAACAGTACCTGGCTCCAGGTAAAGCTCAGCAAAGGGTTCTAAGTCCTTCCTGCAAACACCGGCCCTCCCCCAGCGCACACACAACTCGGGCCCGCACGGGGACTAGCACCGCAGCACGCTCACAAGGCCAGTCCCACACGTGGGAACTCCCGAGGGAGACCCGCGCGCCTGCAGTCCCTTGGCCCCGGCGGGGGGAATGGCGTCCAGCCCCGGGCCAATGAGAGTAGCGGAATTTCTTTCATTCAGTGCGGGTCTGGTTCTTGCCCGGAAAGGGGCGGGACACcacgccgggggcggggccgccgcGCGCCGGGGAGAGGGCGGTGCCCGCTCAGTGGCCCGGCCAATCGGCGCCGCgcccggggtgggaggggggaccAGGCCTTTTTTCCCTCCGCGCGGGGCCAATCCTGACTTTACAAGCTTGAACTTTTGCCACCCTCGGACTAGCAAGAGCGCCCGAGGAGGTACCCTGCCGCGCCGGCTCCAGGGGCAAGAGCGGCCTTAACCCTTCCCTTGCCGGGCGGCCCGCTGCTACTGCCGCGCTCCCACCAGCTCGCCCCGGATCAGGCGGGACCCggccccccaacccacccccactGCCATGGTGAAACGTCGCTGGGGAAATCACGAGCCCTACCCACATCTCTCTCCGTGGTGCAGAGAATaaactggggaagggaagggggtggaggagtCGCCCAGCCCCGGGACGGCTGGCGGCCCGCCTAGCTCCGAGGTAAAGAGACTCGGCGACCGAGAGAAGCCCGAGAGAAGACCTTCCCCGCCTCTACCCCACCCTCTGCAACTCCCCTACCTCGAGCAAGCCTGGAGTCCCGCTGCGCGAGGCATTCCACGCCCCCCGGTTGGCCCGGCGGCCAACCCCTGACTTTGCGCAGGGGGTGTGGAAACCTCGTGCTATCACGCTAGCTCCCGCTACTCCAACAAATCAGCCGCCCCCTGCTCCCAAGAGACGCAAGCCAGGAAAGCATACACGCACACCCATTTTTATTAGCCTTCCCTGGGATGGGGGTTTGTACCAATTCTAAAGTGCAATGTGTGTTTGTAAGTTTGTGCACAAGCCAGGGAGAGGCAAAGCGCCCCGTTTGCGTCCGAGTGTTAGTGGGTCCGCCGAGCCCTCGAGCAGCCCGCCTGTGGTTTGTGTAaccgcgtgtgtgtgtgtgtgtgtgtgtgtgtgtgtgtgtgtgcgcgagcGCGCTCTCGCATCCGTGCCCGCGGCGCACGCGAGCCAGAGAGCAGGCCGTGGGCGCTGTcaggcccggggcggggggaCTGGGGCAAGCgtggggcgggggccggggctcGGCCCGCCCCGGGAGCCGGCCCCTCGGAGCCTCGGGCCCTGCAATGGGACGTGTTCTCCTTTAAGAGTTAAGAAACTTGAAACCTTGTTTGCGCAACAATCAGCGCCGCGGAGCCGCCAAAGTGTCTAGACTGGCATATGATGGGAGGCAGCCAATGACTCCGCGGCGCTCCTCCGGGGGCCCTCAGTGTGCGTTTGAggagaacaaaaaagagagagccgAGCGGGGGAGCGAGCGAGGGAGACGAGCCGAGAGAAAGAGCCGCCGGGCGCTGCTTCGCCAGACCTCGCCGGGACCACGGGGCCACCGGGAGGCACTTtttgtggaggggggaggggggcgacCTCTGCAGCCGCAGCGTCCGGGGCGTCCGAGCGCAGCGTGGGGCGGGCTACGACCTCTGCCTCGGTGGATTGCATTTTTAATTAAGGATTCCCAGCAGCTCTTTGGGATTTTTACAGTTTCCACTCATGTGTTGACACCCGCGTTCAGGAGAAATTCGCTCCAAGTGCATCTAGCGCCTGGGACCTGAGACGGAGTTGGCTTTTCGTGCATGCAATTCCAGGGATTTTGGTTTTGcttggggtttctttttctttctttcctttttttctttttctttttttctttctgcagggAGTAAGAAGGAAGCCGAGGGTATCAACAAGCCTGCCTTTCGGATCTTGCAGGAAAAGCCCATGTAGTGAAGTGCTTGGGTTTTAAAGGCAGGGCTTCCCAGACACATTTGGGGGGTTCGGCGCGAGCGCTTTGTGCTCATGGACCAGCCGCGTAACTTTTGAAGGCTCTCCGGTCCATGCGGGGTCTTGCTGGCGGCGCGCAGCCTGCAGTCGCTCTAAAGCGCCGGGGCTGGAGTTGCTGAGCTGCCCGGGCGCCGGGGTCCATGTAGTCGCGGGCCGAGCGCGGACTGCGGCTCGGCGTGCGCGCGTTCCCCGCCGTCCCGCCCTGGCGAGCTCCCTCATGTTGCAGCCCTGCGGCGCCCCTTCGACGACAGGCTGTGCGCGGTCTGCACGGCGCCCGGCGGCAGAGCTTCATGTGGGGCTGCGGCCCGCGCAGCCGGCGCCTCGCTGAGGAAACGGACCCCCGGTAACCGGAGAccgcctcccccccacccccggcgccAAAGGATATCGTATGTTCAGGTCCAAACGCTCGGGGCTGGTGCGGCGACTTTGGCGAAGTCGTGTGGTCCCCGACCGGGAGGaaggcagcggcggcggcggcggcgacgagGATGGGAGCGTGGGCAGCCGAGCTGAGCCGGCCCCGCGGGCACGAGAAGGCGGAGGCTGCGGCCGCCTCGAAGTCCGCCCGGTAGCCCTGAGGCGGCCCCGGGACGCGGTGGGACAGCGAGGCGCCCAGGGTGCTGGGAGGCGCCGGCGCGCAGGGGCCCCCCCGAGGCCCATGTCGGAGCCGGGGACCGGCTCTGGGGGCTCCCCGCTGGACGTGGCGGAGCCGGGAGGCCGGGGCTGGCTGCCCGAAAGTGACTGCGAGACGGTGACCTGCTGTCTTTTCTCGGAGCGGGACGCCGCCGGCGCGCCCCGGGACGCCGGCGACCCCCTGGCCGGGGCGGCCCTGGAgccggcgggcggcgggcggagTCGCGAAGCCCGCTCGCGGCTGCTGCTGCTCGAGCAGGAGCTCAAGACGGTCACGTACTCGCTGCTGAAGCGGCTCAAGGAGCGCTCGCTGGACACGCTGCTGGAGGCGGTGGAGTCCCGCGGCGGCGTGCCGGGCGGCTGCGTGCTGGTGCCGCGCGCCGACCTCCGCCTGGGCGGCCAGCCCGCGCCGCCGCAGCTGCTGCTCGGCCGCCTCTTCCGCTGGCCCGACCTGCAGCACGCCGTGGAGCTCAAGCCCCTGTGCGGCTGCCACAGcttcgccgccgccgccgacgGCCCCACCGTGTGCTGCAACCCCTACCACTTCAGCCGGCTCTGCGGGCCAGGTGAGCGCGCCGCGCCCGGCGGGCCCTCGGGGTTCC from Physeter macrocephalus isolate SW-GA chromosome 11, ASM283717v5, whole genome shotgun sequence carries:
- the SMAD6 gene encoding mothers against decapentaplegic homolog 6; protein product: MFRSKRSGLVRRLWRSRVVPDREEGSGGGGGDEDGSVGSRAEPAPRAREGGGCGRLEVRPVALRRPRDAVGQRGAQGAGRRRRAGAPPRPMSEPGTGSGGSPLDVAEPGGRGWLPESDCETVTCCLFSERDAAGAPRDAGDPLAGAALEPAGGGRSREARSRLLLLEQELKTVTYSLLKRLKERSLDTLLEAVESRGGVPGGCVLVPRADLRLGGQPAPPQLLLGRLFRWPDLQHAVELKPLCGCHSFAAAADGPTVCCNPYHFSRLCGPESPPPPYSRLSPRDEYKPLDLSDSTLSYTETEATNSLITAPGEFSDASMSPDATKPSHWCSVAYWEHRTRVGRLYAVYDQAVSIFYDLPQGSGFCLGQLNLEQRSESVRRTRSKIGFGILLSKEPDGVWAYNRGEHPIFVNSPTLDAPGGRALVVRKVPPGYSIKVFDFERSGLLQHGPEPDAADGPYDPNSVRISFAKGWGPCYSRQFITSCPCWLEILLNNHR